Proteins from a single region of Candidatus Methylomirabilis sp.:
- a CDS encoding ATP-binding cassette domain-containing protein, which translates to MQPLSRSVPLHQRPLVRIVLASLWLGLLSLPLMMELEAPFFGLQRPLIVSGVVALLGLIRWVISEWRRTSPVWMDRLLEAGGATARDLAQRIDRRVLYAVALAAAVVIPFGLNRYYIDVLTQVGIYVTLALGLNIVVGLAGLLNLGYIAFYAVGAYAYGLLATRADLSFWQVLPFGAALAAIFGVLLATPALRLRGDYLAIVTLGFGEMTRIVLNNWDSVTGGPNGIIGIPRPRLFGFTFSQPIHYYYLILAVVLLTIFVVDRLNQSRLGRAWTAMRDDEVAAEAIGIDLVKTKLLAFGLGATWAGLAGVFFASKMTFISPESFTFFESVIVLCMVVLGGIGSIPGVILGAAMLLILPEMMRQFALYRMLIFGAAMVGMMVIRPKGLLAVRRRAVPLWHKERACATVVSGPQVHSTGPGQVDPTVQPPKGASITLLETRKLSVDFGGLRALDMIDLSVKAGEIVGLIGPNGAGKTTFFNCVTGLFAPTSGEVRYRGENLVGLRPNQVASKGVARTFQNIRLFRDMTVLENVMVGGHCRMRASVVGAVFRPKGVIQEEEELVAKAADLLRFVGLEEKADLWASQLPYGDQRRLEIARAMASDPTLLLLDEPAAGMNPQETNALMNLIYLIRARGITVLLIEHHMKLVMGISERVVVFDHGVKIADGTPEAIRADSKVIGAYLGKESGHA; encoded by the coding sequence TTTTCGGGCTGCAACGTCCCCTCATCGTGTCCGGTGTTGTCGCGCTGCTGGGCCTCATACGGTGGGTCATTTCCGAGTGGCGGAGAACATCACCAGTCTGGATGGATCGCTTACTGGAGGCCGGTGGGGCTACAGCTCGTGATCTTGCCCAGCGGATCGATCGTCGTGTACTGTATGCCGTGGCGCTCGCCGCTGCGGTCGTGATCCCCTTTGGTCTGAATCGGTATTACATCGATGTGCTGACCCAGGTAGGGATCTATGTGACGTTGGCGCTTGGGCTCAACATCGTTGTGGGGTTGGCGGGGCTTCTGAATCTTGGCTACATCGCGTTTTATGCGGTAGGGGCCTATGCGTACGGCCTTCTTGCAACCCGGGCCGACCTCTCCTTTTGGCAGGTCTTACCGTTCGGAGCAGCCTTGGCAGCCATCTTCGGCGTCCTCCTTGCCACTCCGGCCCTGCGTCTGCGTGGAGACTACCTGGCTATTGTGACGCTGGGGTTCGGTGAGATGACCCGGATCGTGTTGAACAATTGGGATAGCGTCACGGGGGGGCCCAACGGGATCATCGGCATCCCGCGTCCACGTCTCTTCGGATTTACCTTTTCCCAACCGATCCACTATTATTACCTGATCCTGGCTGTCGTCCTGCTGACCATCTTCGTCGTTGACCGACTCAATCAGTCGCGTCTCGGTCGCGCCTGGACCGCGATGCGCGACGACGAGGTGGCGGCTGAGGCGATAGGGATCGATCTGGTCAAAACGAAGCTTCTGGCCTTTGGTCTGGGCGCAACATGGGCCGGACTCGCGGGTGTGTTCTTTGCGAGTAAAATGACGTTCATCTCTCCTGAGAGTTTCACATTTTTCGAATCGGTCATCGTCCTCTGCATGGTCGTTCTCGGCGGGATAGGAAGCATACCGGGAGTCATCCTCGGAGCGGCGATGCTGCTGATCCTGCCTGAAATGATGCGGCAGTTTGCGCTGTATCGCATGTTGATCTTTGGTGCTGCCATGGTCGGAATGATGGTGATACGACCGAAGGGACTACTCGCCGTGCGCCGCCGTGCGGTCCCTCTGTGGCATAAGGAGCGTGCTTGCGCTACGGTCGTGAGCGGACCACAGGTCCATTCGACGGGCCCTGGGCAGGTCGATCCTACCGTACAACCTCCGAAGGGTGCGAGCATAACCCTGCTTGAAACACGCAAGCTCTCAGTAGATTTTGGCGGTCTCCGAGCGCTTGATATGATCGATCTGAGCGTGAAGGCGGGGGAAATCGTCGGTCTGATCGGCCCCAACGGGGCCGGCAAAACAACCTTCTTCAATTGTGTGACAGGCCTCTTTGCGCCAACCTCTGGAGAGGTCCGCTATCGCGGGGAGAACCTGGTTGGCCTGAGACCCAACCAGGTCGCCTCGAAAGGAGTGGCCCGCACCTTTCAGAACATCCGACTGTTTCGGGATATGACGGTGCTCGAAAACGTCATGGTAGGGGGGCACTGCCGGATGCGCGCTTCGGTGGTCGGCGCCGTCTTCAGGCCAAAAGGCGTGATTCAGGAAGAGGAGGAATTGGTCGCGAAGGCGGCCGACCTGCTTCGGTTTGTCGGCCTCGAAGAGAAGGCCGATCTGTGGGCGAGTCAACTTCCCTACGGCGATCAGCGTCGGCTTGAGATCGCGAGGGCGATGGCAAGCGACCCGACCCTATTGCTCCTGGATGAGCCGGCAGCAGGGATGAATCCCCAGGAAACCAACGCGCTCATGAACTTGATCTATTTAATTCGTGCCCGCGGCATCACCGTGCTGCTGATCGAGCACCACATGAAGCTGGTCATGGGCATATCCGAGCGGGTAGTGGTTTTCGATCACGGGGTCAAAATCGCTGATGGCACACCCGAGGCGATCAGAGCGGACTCCAAAGTGATCGGCGCCTATCTGGGGAAAGAATCGGGGCATGCTTAA
- a CDS encoding ABC transporter ATP-binding protein: protein MLKLQEVHAHYGAIHALKGISLEVKEGQIVTLIGANGAGKSSTLMAISGILRPTSGRIIFEGEDLTHFPTHAIVKHGISQVPEGRRIFPTLTVMENLEMGAYTRADAAQIRHDLDRVFQLFPLLKDRQFQLGGTLSGGEQQMLAIGRALMAHPRLLLMDEPSLGLAPKLVETIFEVIREINTQSTTILLVEQNAHMALQIAAKGYVMEVGQIVLADEAEHLMANGDVRSAYLGE from the coding sequence ATGCTTAAGCTGCAAGAGGTGCATGCGCATTACGGCGCGATCCATGCTCTCAAGGGGATCAGTCTTGAGGTGAAGGAAGGTCAGATCGTCACGCTTATCGGCGCCAACGGGGCCGGGAAATCGTCGACGTTAATGGCTATTTCCGGAATCCTGAGGCCAACCAGTGGACGGATCATTTTTGAAGGCGAGGATCTGACTCACTTTCCAACTCATGCTATCGTCAAGCACGGCATCTCTCAGGTCCCTGAGGGGCGAAGAATCTTTCCAACGCTGACCGTCATGGAAAATCTGGAGATGGGTGCGTATACTCGCGCTGATGCAGCACAGATCCGTCACGACCTCGATCGGGTCTTCCAACTCTTTCCGCTTCTCAAAGACCGCCAGTTCCAACTGGGCGGGACCCTCTCAGGTGGCGAACAGCAGATGCTGGCCATCGGCCGCGCCCTGATGGCGCACCCACGGCTCCTGCTGATGGATGAACCTTCGCTTGGGTTGGCCCCTAAGTTAGTGGAGACGATCTTCGAGGTGATTCGGGAGATTAATACGCAATCGACGACGATCCTTCTTGTCGAACAAAATGCGCACATGGCCCTTCAGATCGCCGCCAAGGGGTATGTGATGGAGGTCGGTCAGATCGTGCTCGCGGATGAGGCCGAACACCTCATGGCCAATGGTGATGTCCGAAGCGCTTACCTTGGAGAGTAA